One Eremothecium cymbalariae DBVPG#7215 chromosome 2, complete sequence DNA window includes the following coding sequences:
- a CDS encoding uncharacterized protein (similar to Ashbya gossypii ABR030W) — translation MSINIQKSSDNCIISGYKVTDTSKYIIFAELSISGPVKSSLKLHIVEKEKTLKFEISLNIGLYDEVDYSVLNHFEIIDAPILSKNKIEKKSVLVINTGNGIQIISLEQLFGFRDTESEVQKWYLDQNADRIMSFVSKATSTGFIEIWFCTKLGKILSVRYSLIHENFTSHRQLLGSSNDTLNYMSAGYRENSQWEDKIGPLKHVAVACFDNNIYWLSNGNIEKQSILQYMDNNEEHTLISVEFAIVKQFSTTSIIYFCGQIMNLGCVLYKRSTRGDWNLVHVFERAASRTECSPLINCQVHFDGNSILTIVSGSECGKLYVWKYDYKLEMEIGSNCIEVAREHDIIHNIQLLSDSKIYFLCNRQELNYVDV, via the coding sequence atgTCAATTAATATTCAGAAAAGTTCTGATAACTGCATTATATCAGGTTATAAAGTCACTGATACttctaaatatatcatcttTGCGGAATTAAGCATTTCTGGTCCAGTTAAAAGTTCCCTTAAATTACATATCgttgaaaaggaaaagacattaaaatttgaaatttcaTTGAATATAGGGCTTTatgatgaagttgattaTAGCGTTTTAAACCACTTTGAGATTATAGATGCTCCTATCCTCtctaaaaacaaaattgaaaagaaaagtgTATTGGTAATAAATACTGGCAATGGTATTCAGATTATAAGCCTTGAACAGCTCTTTGGATTCCGGGATACCGAGAGTGAAGTCCAAAAATGGTACCTAGATCAAAATGCTGATCGAATAATGAGTTTTGTGTCAAAAGCTACATCAACCGGTTTTATAGAAATCTGGTTTTGCACCAAGTTAGGCAAAATTTTGAGTGTTAGATATTCGTTGATACATGAGAATTTTACCTCCCATAGGCAGTTACTAGGATCTTCGAATGATACATTAAATTATATGTCTGCGGGATACAGGGAAAATTCCCAGTGGGAAGATAAAATTGGTCCTTTGAAGCATGTTGCGGTAGCGTGTTTTgacaataatatatattggcTGTCGAATGgtaatattgaaaagcaAAGCATTCTACAATATATGGATAACAATGAAGAGCATACATTAATTAGCGTAGAGTTTGCGATAGTCAAGCAATTTAGTACTACATCTATTATTTACTTTTGTGGGCAGATCATGAATCTTGGATGTGTACTTTACAAAAGAAGTACTAGAGGTGATTGGAATCTTGTGCATGTATTCGAAAGGGCCGCATCGAGAACGGAATGTTCTCCGCTGATTAATTGCCAAGTTCATTTTGACGGTAATTCCATACTTACTATAGTATCAGGGAGTGAATGTGGAAAGTTGTATGTTTGGAAATACGACTATAAACTGGAGATGGAAATAGGTAGTAACTGCATAGAAGTTGCCCGGGAGCATGACATAATTCACAATATACAGCTCCTAAGCGATTCAAAAATATACTTCCTGTGCAATAGACAGGAGTTGAACTATGTAGATGTTTAG